TCACTCTACCACAGCaaaatacacagtaaaaataGATGCAGTATCTTTAGACAACCAATTGTGCCAGTAGGCGTTTCTTTCTCTACTCATTTGTGTCCTGCTTTTTTGTGCAAGTCCTTATAAAACTTCACTGGATATCATACAAGAACTGCTCTAGCAAAGAGGTTATATATTTATCAATAAGTGATGATAGATGTTTATTATCTCATTACAGATAAACAGTCTGTCATTtgacaaatgaaaatattcactTTTATTAGCTGCTGGGGCTTGATGTTCCTTGTTCTCACAAGAGCTGGACTTTAAATTTCAAAATGGAAAGTCATGAAAAACCCACATGTGAGTAaagcattgcctttttttttttttttttggtagcctCAGCTGCTGGAAACAAGTGATTGATTCTTTGGGAATTTCTAGCCTTTTAGTTATGAAGAAAAGCCTGACAGTTACAGGAATGCACCTTAAAGGCCTAAAACAGAAGGCAACTAAGCCAACATCAATAAGCTCAAACTTTCAGAAGGCCTGAGATTTGTGGCTTGCCATTCTTAATTTCCTTGGAACTCAATTCACAGTACAGCCAGTTCTTTCGGTTAAGTCCCTTTACGTTCTGGAGTTTTACCTGCAATTTCCCAAATgaacaaagggaaaataattctttatttttcctttctgtttctgcagcagaCGGCTTCAGTAATTGCTTACTAACAAAACTGACCTATACTTCATTAGAACAGATTTTTAGCCTGTTTTGTAAATAGGTGTATATTGCTAGAACTTGCACCTTGAATATTAAGTGTTTAAAAAGCCTCTACTTTGGTTTCAAATCAATCTGAAATAAACTAAAGCCCTTAACTTGTACTATGTCTGTGGtagatattttaaataacttcaaTTTAACATTCTCACACTGTAAAGAAACTTTTAATACACACACAGCATTTCCAATTAttagaaaaaaaccctccatatAACAAGATCCAGCAGGCATTTTGAACAATATGCTTTCAGTATTCCCAGGAATGGCTGATATGTTTCAAGATCTTGCTCCAAATTCTGCCTTTAATTGCACATGGAATATCTGAATGTTTAAGGTTAGTAGTAACAAGCAAGCTCCAGGAATTTCTCAGTTCTGATTCATCTCTGGTATGAGCTCTTAGGAATCGAGTTTTCAGCATTCCACATGCCcaataaaagaaataattttcataTGTTTTCTTACTTTAAAAGTCTAATAGTGTTTGTTACAGCTCAGTCCAAGGCAGCACAAAATCTCAAGATgtgagtttaaaaacaaaatggatgATTGCCACAATTCCTGGCATATTGGCAATACTTAATGGGGTTTTGTGCACAAACACTTAGGTATTTGTATATTTTGGCAGAAAGATTTTCGTTGGCTCTCACAACAAGTATCATTTAGTCCAAGCACGTGTTCAGAACCGTAATACTCACCAGCActacttctttctttgtttcagacTTTGGAATCACTTTTTCAGTTTCACTTTGGCTGTCACTTCGGTATCGATAAGCAAATTTCTTTTTGAGAGCTTCTGCTATTAACGCTGCAGGATCTGTAGGGTCAGCTACTTTAGATTTTGTACCTTCCGATGAtctggaaaaggaaatgagaagctTTAGCATAGTTCAAAACAAAGCTTTAGAAGTTGTGAACACCTTCACATTCCCATTTGTTTGTCAAATGTTACATCAGCATCAGTCTCaatatgaaataattttccaGAAATTAAAGATAAATCTTTGAAGTTAATATACTTAATGTCTTACCTTTTCACTGAGCGTAATTTCACACTGTTCATATCTTTGAGGATTTCTAGCATGTTTGGTATTTCAGGCTTCTTTGGCCCATTTTCTATGAGAGATTGCccacagtttgtttttttgtttttccgcTCTTTAATGAGCTCAATTGCAGACATACTCTGTTGCAGACTTGCAGGAGGGAGcgggggaggtggaggaggaggtggtggtggtggcagcgaCGACACAACAGAGACAGCAGTTGAAGCAACTGGACTTAACCCAACTacaaataaaacacacatttcaTGTAAGTTTAGTTGTAATTCCCCTTTATACCTCAACAAATGCTCAAGTAATATCTTCAGTTCTCTTCCTCCCCTACACCTCTCCCTATCAGGTTAATACATAACTTGTGCATTCCTAAGCCACCTAAATAAATTTTCCTCAAAGTGTGAAAACTGCTGAGTTTCCAGTTCAAGTTCTAGGTGCAGTCATATCTTTACTGCAAGTCTATGAAATAGGATGGATGTCACAATGTCTTTTAATTATGTCCTCCTTTTCATGCTATCAGTATTTCACTCTCTTCTGAAAGGCAGGTACTGATTTGGAAGTCAAATGTGCTATGTGAGCAGTAGTTCTGCTAAGTAAGCAGTGATTCTTCCTAGTTATCTTGAGAAATGAAGACCTTACCATACAAGATTCTTAAAAGTAAACCACAGAGCTCAACTAGTGCTTAAATTAAAGTTTATTCCAGCTCTCTGAGGTAGTGATGTTTTTAGGCCAGCTGATCATCTGTCTGAACAGGTAAATTCTCAGAATAGTCTTGACTTTAAGTTTCCTACACAATTTGGGTAAAAATTGGAAGTTATAAATATAATAGCAGTAATAGTTTGACAAATAAATCAAGAAACCTCTTTTCAAATGCTTCTCTGAAGAAATGAACAAAACCATTCTAAACCAGACTGGTAAGGTAAAGAGTCTACTGTGTGAATACATACAGAGCCATTACCATATTCTACCAGAAGAGGGAGGTAAAGATGATAAAAATCAAGTCAAAGGCAAAATTCAAGTTTCCTAATAAATAGAGGATAGGGAAAGATGATGAAAAGTAAGTTATTAGttatttggcaaaaaaaaaaaaaaaaaacccacaataattACAATTCAAGACTGAAACCAAGTGACCCTTTAAACTATTTCAGAGTTTTGAATTCGAACAgttatggaaaaataaagtaaCTGCTATCAGTTCACACAAATCGTAATCTGATTCCTTAGAAGATGTTCTAATTTAGTTTCTAATGCATAAAGATGGGCAAAACAATGTATATTCTAAATGAACTTAGAAATGAGTGAAAACTGACAGGCTATCTGCAATGCTTTAGAGATGGTAGGCTTAGAACTGGATGGAGGCCGCAGgtgaggggaaaaggagaaaaacttgGGAAACAAAATCATCGCTGGGAATAGTGCACCACTTTTGGTTCCATCTAAAGAATGGCACTCATCCCAGGGATGATTCCAGTAAATAAAGCATCTCCTTTTCTGCTATTTATTTCATAAGGTTGAGATGTACACTCATGAGCTTTGCTCTGAGCAGAAAGCTTTTTCATACTTCTTTACTTATCCACAGATTCAGAAATCTGGCAACTTTTCACATAAACACAAAGACTTCTGGAATACTAGAAAATATAGCATGCCTTTTGCATTCAAGAAATATTCTGTATCCCTCCATTAGTATGCTAAGGCTAACCACAACAATATGGAAAAAGTGTTTGGTCTTGCAGTATCTCACAAAAATTAGTATATCATTAGTTGTAATAGGGACAAACTTCTCAACTATTTTGTGTTGAGAGTATAGCAAATTTATTACCTGCTGTCAGATTCTGCTGTTCTTGCAAGATTACAATTTTGGCTATTTGTGCTCTTAAACTGGCTAGTTCATTTTCTAGAGCACTGATCTTCTGCAGAGCTTCTTCATTTGCGGTCACTATGCTCCTCGACACTGTTTCTTCTTGTAATGGGTTTGGTAAGTACACCTGTCTTCCAGAATGGTGCAGTTCACCTGAAAGAGGCTGGGCTGTTTTTGACCAAACTTCTGATCTGTAACAGAAATATCACAAGACTGCTTTTATTAAAGGTTTTCTGATAGATGCTAAATAGAACTAAAGCTACAATATATAAGAACCATGAATAAAAGCTAAAGACCTgactttaaaatgcaatttattttttcacaaaTCACTTCTAGCAAAACATTATACAGCTTAAAGTAAACAAGTTTCAAATTCTTTCTGTCTGCATCACTATCTGGTGGTACTTCTCTTTCCGTGGAGGCAGAATTCAACTTTGGTTTTTAAACCTTTCTGTTTTAACGTCTCTCAATAACAACCTGTGAGGAGAGGAAGGAATAACCAAAGATACCCTTTTTAGATCATCAGAAGTAGTGTTACAGCTTATTTTGCAGGTATGGGAATTCTactgcattttttcttcaaaataaaacatttcttgtcCTGAGGGACATGAGGTTGCAAATTTTTACAAGGAAAGTTGGTAATGCTAAGGGTTTGATTAATTCCTAGATTTTAGGAGAACAGAGAAATACATTTCTCAACCCCTCCAATTTCTATTTCTCTGCTCATATCTGTAATTGTATTTTTGTTGCAATTAAGACTTTTAAGAAAGCTTGCCCAAATGGTACCATTTTTCTCCATGGGTTGCAAATATTCATTTGTAGTTGGTTCCTTTtaagaggaaggaaaagtttCTTGGTTCCACAGCATATTTTGTACCATTTTTTGTCTTCTGAAGTGACAGCCCTAGCTTGACAGTATTCAGCTTCCACTTCAGCACTTTTGAGGACATGGAGCATGTGAAATAGTTTAGTGCCATAGAAGCTGCTtatcagaaaataggaaaagGGAACAATGTGAAGTTTTCTACCATAGTAAATAAAACTAAAGAGACAAACTTCATGCAATAAAGAGTCCATgagctttccttctctttctctcaagagcaagaaaatgCAACTCTGTCGCCTTCCTTTATTACCCACCAAAGCTCAAGCTATGTTAAACACATGGGGCATTACCAAGCATCTACAGTCAAATAGGCAGCTACAAAAGGTTATATTCACCAAAGACACCATCATTTCTAAAACACAATTTATCTGAAGTAGAACTGATAAGGACTAATGATAATAGGTTATCATAAACATGAATACATTATAACTGCAAATTATGACCAGATACTTTGCTCTCACCTTATTCCCAAACCTTCTCAAGCAGGTCAGGACTGCACTGCTTATTCAAACATGAGAATAAGAACTGTGACTAGTGATATGACTTTAAGATGCCTGTAGAATGGCTCTAGACTACATAGCTTAAGAGTGCTATCACTCTGGATACATATGTTAAGCTGCTCTTGATGGGCATCGTGTTAGATCTGCAATGGTGCTAGGTTAAGGCTAGAACAAGCTCTGTGTTCTGACCAGCTCAGTACACTGTTCAATACACATCTGAATCTTTCACAACACTGATATAAAACATCAGCATAACTTGGAGTAATTTGATTAAGCAGATCTGAATATTATCAAAAGTGTTAAGATTTAGGCACAGTTACCTAGGTATGAACAGGAAAAACCTAAAGCTGAGAAGAGGACAGGATGCCTCCTACAGCAGTGATCTCCCTGCTCTTCCTAAGTAAGGTAAAGGAGTCAGCAGTCACTTCACTCTAAAACCTGCCTTCTAGAAAGTCTTTAAAAGGAGCAGAACAGCTGAAAGCAAAAGGTATATTGGCTCAGAGCAGTAATGATGTTTTTAAGCAAATTTCCTGATTGGGATTTATTACTGTGGAAAAATATTGTGCTTAAAGTGTCACCACTGCTCTGACTAGGGGTAGGGGAAAAATGATCTGTCATTTAGTTATTTCCTCTGTAAAACTCCATTCACAAAAAATATGACTGCAAAACTGTTTACCGAATTACACAGTGAATATATATTTAACAGTAACATCTATGTGATCTCTTCAGACCAGAGAAATTTCAAATGTCTGGAAAACATCTAATGCATGCTACACTGCATAATACTGTgtataaacaaaataaactgtGCACATTGAAATATGCATATAGGCAGGATcatattttcttttgctaagtAATTCACCTACAGTGTTCCACTATAAGCTGTCTTAAGGTCACCATATATCTGCAGGATTATTTAGTCCCATCTCACATCCATCTGCCCCCACCCCCCTCCTCCTTCATATGCAGACATCTCAGCAAAAATACCAGTCCTACATCTCTTTATAAGGGGTCCCTTGAAGCAAGAGAGCTATTCTCCCCATTAAACTAAATAAGTTTATATTCAATCCAAAAACATTTCTGTGCGAACAAAAATAGCAGTAGCCAGTAAATTACCTCCGCATTAAATCTATTTTACAAATAGCTTTTCTTCAAACAAGTTGTTGATTTCTGCAACTCCCCTTTGAGTTAGTAAAATTAATGTTGCAATGCTAGAATGTATGTCGTGCAAAGCTTCAGGGTAGCAAGTTATGTTGGAGGGCATCTAAACCATTAATAAGCTATTTTGTGCTTTCACATCAAAAACAGTATCCTCCAGTACTCTCTGAAGCCAACAATCTGTGCCTTTCTCTGGTAGGTCAGTTAGTTTATAAGAAAAACTTCCTCTGCACTACAGAactgtgtctttttttccagctagTCTGAGCAGCAATTTGGGTAGGCTGGAACAATATAGAGCTTCATCACTTCGGCCTACCTGGTTCAGACAGTTACAGAGCTATGTGGCACTCTTAACACAACAGTACCTATCCCATAATTCTGACACAGAGACTCACATACTTCCCTGCCAGTTTTCCTTatgaagataaaagaaaaatataaagtcACTATGTTATAAGACTCTTTGCCAGTCTGCAAAGCCTTAACCAGACAGGTGAAAAACAATATGCCAATTATTAGATAGTCAGAATTATCATTGCCACTAATTAGGAAACCCTACAATATACCAGCTCACGCTAATTAAGGCctctgaagaactgcagaaggatCAGTGTTAGCAATGGCGCCATATCACACCAGACATTTTTGTGGGGACAAGGTCAAAGGACATTGTCACGCTCCAATTCTTTGCAGTAAGTAAACAAAAACACAATCTCCTGTATCTGTTCTCAAACTGTAGTCTTTCATTCACAGTCCTGTTAGGCTGACCTCTACCACCTCATTTCCAATACCTGTCTTCTGGTACTGGAAAGCTGATAGCTGGTGATAactcttccctctctcttctccaggcattCAAAGTGCTCTTCATCGAGTGTTATGCACTGTAGAGTCTTGTTGAAAAAAAGACTAGGTTTTTCCTCAGTTCATAACCTCAAATAGATTTAAAGATTTAAGGAGCATACCTGAGCCTTGTAGAGACTTCACCTTCCTCTTGAGCAACCCATCCCACATCTGCAAAGGAGGCCACTGCATCTTCTCTAAGTTGATTAGGATGGTTTCCTTCTGTGGCATGAGAAGTGAGCTGAATTTTAAAGATAAGATTGAAGGTTTTAGAGTCATTTTTCCTAACTCATTTCACAGTTATTTTACCTAGCACAATCAACTAGTAATTTTAATGAGACTGGATGTAACTGTTATACAGACATGCATGAAACACACTTGTAGGCTGAGCACACCTGTTACTGTCCTGGGCTTGGTCCAGAACCTATTTCAGGGAGAAATTTTTGTCCTCTTTCACTCTAGTCTGCTGCACACTTCACAGaacctatttttgtttttaaggtgcATGGCTAGCTACCTATACTACCACATGAAGTTATTGAACAATGTAAATCCAATGCAAATTATTACATTAAAGACAAACAAATGTCAACAGTCATAAGTAGTTAGCTATATTAACTCAAATAATATGTTTTGCTTTATGGTACTCATGActagttgtttaaaaaaaaaaaaaccacccacaacCATTAGGGCTGCTACTACTTCTCAAGTCTTCTAATCTGATTTAGTACATTATTTTGAGAGTGAAATTCTGTTGAAATGTGTTTCTCTTCCCACATAACTTCCAGAATTTCTACACAAGAATAAAACTGTGTTCGttacaagaggggaaaaaaccacTTTTGCTAGCTCCGTAATCACAAGGACTTTGAGCGACAGGTAAGATGCAACCCTAAAGGAATATACTGTTCTTCAGCAGTCTCATTTACtgcatgctgaaaaaaatgtCCAGTTTTCAACATGGTTCTACTATTAGCTTTTAAGTTATTTGGAGCCAAAGGTGAGCAAGGCCCCAGAAACTGGAACTTCTCTTCCATTTACAATAAAGCAATCGAAATGCaggttttaaaaattgtttaaacCATCAATATATGCTCTATAACCTATGCAGAATGGTTTCAAATATACTTTGAAGTATTGGCTGCTTCCCCAAGTTAGAGAAGGGCATGTGCGCTGTCACTGGACCGCTGATCACTCTGGTCTCAGTATCTTAGCAAATATCAGCTACTGAAATATCTTTCAGTAATTTCTTCTGCTCAGTCTGTTGCCCTGAGTTACTCATCTCCAATGCAACTAAGCCACCTCGCTTGCTTTTATTACATATACATCTGCCTGCCGAATTTGCACATGAATTGTGCAAGTGTTTGTTGCTACCTGCTGCTGGTAGGGGCAGTTAGTGATATTATACACTGGCCTATTAAGATGGCTTTGGTATGTCCTGCTAGCACTTAGATCAATTTCAAGGCAACCGACTTCTGTAAGAGGAAAGTATAATATAGTATCAACTTCAAAATCTTAGCATTAACCTAAATTTGTAGCAGAGCTAGCACAATAAGACTACAGTCTTGATCGGATAAAACCATTTCTGAAGAGCATTCATAGGTATTTTAGCTGTAATCTTTGCTACGTGAATATTAGGAAGATAGAAGCTGTGGgtttaggtttttttcccaggAGTTTTTACAAACAGCTTTGGAAATTGAGATTAGTCATCTTCAGCTCACACACTCACAACTTCTGTTTGAGCCTTTATCACAGCTCCCAGGAGTGTATATTGGCACCAGAAGATCATTTGGAAACAACAGGGTTTTTTCCAGGTAGCATCAGCACAGATGGTAATATGTTTATCACTTTAACAGTTGTGCCTAATACCATAACAGTCTGCCTCTCTTTAAAACAGTCTAGAGAATACTATATTGCGTGTTAAAATTTTCATTGTTTGATGTTTCCCTggactttttccttaaaaaaaaaaatcagtgaccaCAGCATTGATATTAATGTTAATAGCGATAAAAAAATACATCATATGTTAGCCACTTCTTGCAGATGACACAGATTTTCTTGATGATAATGGACATATTGGGGACTATTATCATAAAAAAACTGAAGACGTTTAAATAAAGGTACTACCTGTACTTGCATCAAAAATCATTTTGTAAGTCAACACTAAAGAATGCATTTACCATTGCCACGTTTGCTGCATTGTGAGTTAAATAGCTTTTAATCCAACATTTAGTAGCAAGCCTTTTGTTATATGGTGATGCATGTTTCCTCTCACTTTTTTAATCCATATTTATATGTAAACAGAATTTACTTGTTATccatatacagatttttttttgtctagctATCCCTAAAAATCAGAATGCCTTCCACAGCAGTAGATTTAGAATTCCAAGATGAGCCAAGATTTTACttgattttaaacattaaaaaaatcaatgccCATCTAAAAATTTTTGCTTGCCTGCAGAATGATGTTTAAACAACCCTGTCGACTACACTATTCCTCCAGCCTTTCCTGGCTGAAGGACAGTTGGACAGCTGCTCTGCCAGCACCTGAATCGGTGAGCAGagtgctgaaatctgggaagaGATCAGGCTTTAAAGTAATTTTTGCCATTAAGAGACCCAATCCTATTAAACAGTCAATTGCATGAGTTCAAGCAGTGAAAGCAGcttgtttctccttcctctgaaaaCTATGTAATTGCCTCGTCTCACTTTCCACAGGCTTTTTTGTCTATTTTAGCGTATATATGCTTGTGTATAAACAAACACACATGCCTGTGGACTTCACACCCATTATTCCAAGAacttccagagaagaaaaaacacacactgtaCTGTTTTGAGTGCTGTCAAAGCAAACCCCTACCTTTTGTTTTCTCCAGGACTTGGAACATAGAACAAGCATTTTCATAAGTGTAAGGATAGAATAAAACCCCTCATTTCAAGTTACTGGCACACTTAGGTATTAAACATTTGGAAACACTTCTTCAATTAAGACAAAGTTGCTATGATTTCTCAAATTATCCCAGTAAACTCTGATGTTTCCTACATTCAGACCAATTCCTTAGGGGACTCTTGGATTCCATTATAGGGCTTTGCATTGACAAGCAGAAGGGGCACAGGACTACAGCTGCGATGCCGCAGCTGGAGCACACCGAATTAGTAACATGGGAGGAGGAAGGCCCCTACCTTGTGAGACAGTGCTGTAGGTTTGGTTGAATATAACCTGTCTACAGTTGTaagttcaactttttttttctcctaaagactacatataaacataaaaatatgacATGAAAATGGTTCATAAGTTTCCCTTCTATGTGTTCATGCCATATAGAGTATTTAAGGTAAGCTCTGCCATTGCTTACTGAATGCATTAGCAACATTTATCAATTCATTTAAATGTTGACTGTGGCAAAATCCTCAGAGACAGATATTATGACAGCCTGTAGaccacaaaaaaaatcagaatgtctTGCTATTACTCTGTTTTTAGACTATCAGAATAAAGGCATGCTAGAAGAGAATGAAGAATGAACATAACAGAGATTCTGTCGATATCTTTTATCTATTTATCATAAACAAAATGAAGGCCTGTAGAAAGTTTGTTGTTCTCAGATGAAGTTAGAAACACTGATGATATACATGCACCCTCAGATGAGGCAAGtaaggtttggtttggtttttaaataAAGTGACTTACAGCAAGGTTCAGTGCATGGTCCTTTCATACTATAGCTAAAGctggcaagaaagaaaaaggaagagacagCTATAGGAAAGTGTCAGTTGCAACAGCATAAAAACAGTCAAGACTGGTATTGAACTTCACTACAGAATCTTAACACTgagaaaaagacataaaaagcagATACCAGCATCACGCTTTTTCATGTTCAGCCGTTCAtaaattaaaatagtttaaagCCTGCATAAATCATGAAAGCTTTAATGTGTTTAAAGTCTCAATTTTGTAATATTTCAAATTTCATCAACTATGACAGTTGTACTTCTATTTTTAGAATCCCTTCCTTTCATCTAATAGAAGATCAATGTTTATACTTAGTGTGTATAAAATCTAAGCAAAGCTGACAGTGCCtctgggaggaaaaaaggcaaGTATTCTATTTGTTCTAACACAGAATTCAGATGAACATGCATACTTTTTTATTtgaacattaaaaatattcaggAAAAGGTTTCTCAACTGTATCTTATAGCTCTCTGCAAGTACATAAAAGAGCAGTATTTTCTTCTGCATACTATATATTAAGAGAGGGCATTATTTGCCTAATTATTTGCAAATGAACATCATCTTGCTTTGTATGGCCTTTATAGTAGGGAAATCAGACACATCACGGTAGGACCTCACTTTCTTTCAAATCCAAGGCAAATGGAGCTGTACTCTTAGTATAACTACCATTAAGTGTACATCCAAAGTTCAAGTCCAGCATGCCATTTCGTTCTCCCTTCCACCTGCACAAatgcctccctccccccacctccatttatatatttatgtttcaCAGAGTCACTACCAGTGAGAGATACTTGGTCGCCTAGACTCTCAATGTAATTATCTAAGCGAGGCAATGCATTAGCATGGGTTTTTACTACCATACCAAAAAGGCTTCTACAGTAATCTGGACTGATTTTGTACTGCAATCTCAAATCCAAATATTGTTTATACATTTTGCATAAGCTAAAGAAATAAATTGAAACAGTGAAAATTTTACCTACGTAGAAATCGACTTGTTTTAGTGTGGATGGAGAAATGATTCCCACCATTTGACTTTATGTTCTCCTCCCTTGCTTAACCCAAGAAGTATTCCTCTCAGCTTGAATTTCAAATACTAAATTTCTCCATTTCTATACCCCCCATCCCCAGCATATGCAGAGCTGAAGATGGCATGTGTAACAGTTTCCACTTTTCCATCTGTTCCTGAAAGACTTGCTATAAAGAAcaagggttttttcctcctccttaagTCTTTACTCTCACTCTTTACCCTCCCACTACATGCAGTTGAAGTTAGAAGGAAACAAGTTGGAAAGCTGCACAGAATTGATATTCCCCTTTCACCTACACAGTGCTAGCCTTGtacttaaaaaaagcaaacagggaaccCATGttatcttttaaataatttttgctttcagataaAGTTTATTTTCCCAAACATTTTTAAGTAACACTGTTCATCTTTACATGCCTCTTAAGCCTAGTTTATAAGTactgtttttaaatatacatttcagATGTTTCTCTGTTTTAAGAGTAGGATATTTTTCCTAGTATAACTTTTTAATACTGTACTATgtcattttaaaagttaatttctttagaataaaattttgtttcaagTTTCATTATGTGTGTGGTAGCAACACCAATTTGGGTTTCAGGCAGTACAGAAGCTGAAGAATCCAGATGTGGAAAAAATCTGAACTGGAAAGAAGTAAACTGATTTTTCTTATGTACCAAGTTCATCATATTCTACTTTTAAGAACCCTCCAGTAAATCTTCTTAAATGTACTGATGATTTGCTTAAAGTCTTTTGATGTAAAAGTAATTTCCATTAATCGGTGTAGTGAAACATCTATTCTAAACCAATGAGAATACCTACCTGAAACTGAACTCTTGGACACTGGATAAGAGAGAGGTTACTACCAATTTTTCTTACAATACTTCGAGATGATCCATAAGGCTTGCTTGACCAAAGTACCtagatgggaaggaaaaaaaaaaaacagtcaccTGTTAGGCTATTTATTTTATACTCTATAGGATTAGTTTTTCCTTATCCTTCCAAACTACACTTGAGCTAAAGCTATCcatgattta
This Dromaius novaehollandiae isolate bDroNov1 chromosome 2, bDroNov1.hap1, whole genome shotgun sequence DNA region includes the following protein-coding sequences:
- the MTFR1 gene encoding mitochondrial fission regulator 1 isoform X2 — protein: MICWVKRLIRMAFEQVGLNMDSVLWSSKPYGSSRSIVRKIGSNLSLIQCPRVQFQLTSHATEGNHPNQLREDAVASFADVGWVAQEEGEVSTRLRSEVWSKTAQPLSGELHHSGRQVYLPNPLQEETVSRSIVTANEEALQKISALENELASLRAQIAKIVILQEQQNLTAVGLSPVASTAVSVVSSLPPPPPPPPPPPLPPASLQQSMSAIELIKERKNKKTNCGQSLIENGPKKPEIPNMLEILKDMNSVKLRSVKRSSEGTKSKVADPTDPAALIAEALKKKFAYRYRSDSQSETEKVIPKSETKKEVVLFGPHMLKSTGKMKTLIEKF
- the MTFR1 gene encoding mitochondrial fission regulator 1 isoform X1, producing the protein MICWVKRLIRMAFEQVGLNMDSVLWSSKPYGSSRSIVRKIGSNLSLIQCPRVQFQLTSHATEGNHPNQLREDAVASFADVGWVAQEEGEVSTRLRSEVWSKTAQPLSGELHHSGRQVYLPNPLQEETVSRSIVTANEEALQKISALENELASLRAQIAKIVILQEQQNLTAVGLSPVASTAVSVVSSLPPPPPPPPPPPLPPASLQQSMSAIELIKERKNKKTNCGQSLIENGPKKPEIPNMLEILKDMNSVKLRSVKRSSEGTKSKVADPTDPAALIAEALKKKFAYRYRSDSQSETEKVIPKSETKKEVVLAVTQAHKTLHPSLLKSDNSKNLH